One segment of Chloroflexota bacterium DNA contains the following:
- the pyrB gene encoding aspartate carbamoyltransferase yields the protein MSAFLPPQRPTSRHLPFGDRRDAPFYGKHIISVKQFSRDDLTYIFEVAHEMREMVLRVGSFDLLKGKILANLFYEPSTRTSSSFTSAMERLGGSVIPINEVRYSSVAKGESLPDTVRTLESYADVVVLRHPQKGAAALAAQYARKPIINAGDGTGEHPTQALLDLFTIVEELGQVDGLTITMLGDLKYGRTVHSLARLLSLYDVRLNYVSPEILRMPPEILAELEEKGIPQAEYSTLEDVLPQTDVLYVTRVQKERFEDPAAYEQVKGAYIITPETMTQAKSRMILMHPFPRVGEISMDVDADPRAAYFRQMEYGLYVRMALLAMVLGKA from the coding sequence ATGTCCGCTTTCCTGCCCCCCCAACGCCCCACCAGCCGCCACCTGCCGTTCGGCGACCGCCGCGACGCCCCGTTCTACGGCAAACACATCATCTCCGTGAAGCAATTTTCCCGCGACGACCTGACCTACATCTTCGAAGTCGCCCACGAAATGCGCGAAATGGTGCTGCGCGTCGGCTCTTTTGACCTGCTGAAGGGCAAAATCCTCGCCAACCTCTTCTACGAACCCTCCACCCGCACCTCGTCGTCGTTCACCTCGGCCATGGAACGTCTCGGCGGCAGCGTGATTCCCATCAACGAAGTGCGCTACTCCTCCGTTGCCAAAGGCGAATCGCTGCCCGACACCGTCCGCACGCTGGAATCCTACGCCGACGTGGTGGTGCTGCGCCACCCCCAGAAAGGTGCTGCCGCGCTGGCCGCCCAATACGCCCGCAAGCCCATCATCAACGCGGGCGACGGCACGGGCGAGCACCCCACCCAGGCGCTCCTCGACCTCTTCACCATCGTCGAAGAACTCGGCCAGGTGGACGGCCTGACCATCACCATGCTGGGCGACCTGAAATACGGCCGCACGGTGCATTCCCTTGCCCGCCTGCTTTCCCTCTACGATGTGCGCCTGAACTACGTTTCGCCGGAAATCCTGCGGATGCCGCCCGAAATCCTGGCCGAACTGGAAGAAAAGGGCATCCCCCAGGCGGAATACAGCACCCTGGAAGACGTCTTGCCACAAACCGACGTCCTCTATGTCACCCGCGTGCAGAAAGAGCGCTTTGAAGACCCCGCCGCCTACGAGCAGGTCAAGGGCGCGTACATCATCACCCCCGAAACCATGACGCAGGCCAAAAGCCGGATGATCCTGATGCACCCCTTCCCGCGCGTCGGGGAAATCAGCATGGACGTGGACGCCGACCCGCGGGCCGCCTACTTCCGCCAGATGGAATACGGCCTCTATGTGCGCATGGCGCTGCTGGCGATGGTGTTGGGGAAGGCATAG